One window from the genome of Pseudomonas fluorescens encodes:
- a CDS encoding hydroxymethylpyrimidine/phosphomethylpyrimidine kinase, translated as MNIYSSRPVVLCLSGHDPSGGAGLQADIEALLAQGCHAAPAVTALTVQDTVNVSDFRVLDREWVLAQANAVLNDSPVAAVKLGMLGSLEMVDTVVELLQAHPHLPMVCDPVLRAGGGGRLGKDEVGYAMRERLLPLAIIATPNLPEARILAELPEGSADECAEKLLPFVKHLLITGGHGDEHEVHNRLYSRDGRRETFTCQRLPGSYHGSGCTLASALAGRLAQGEQLASAVKTALDYTWRTLRDAEQLGKGQFVPRRLPLDFCS; from the coding sequence ATGAATATCTACAGCTCTCGCCCCGTTGTCCTCTGTCTCTCCGGCCACGATCCCAGTGGGGGCGCCGGTTTGCAGGCAGATATCGAAGCCCTGCTCGCCCAGGGCTGTCATGCCGCCCCGGCCGTTACCGCATTGACCGTGCAAGACACCGTCAACGTCAGCGATTTCCGCGTGCTCGATCGCGAGTGGGTGCTGGCGCAAGCCAATGCCGTGCTCAACGATTCGCCGGTCGCGGCGGTCAAGCTGGGGATGCTCGGCTCACTGGAAATGGTCGACACGGTGGTCGAACTGCTCCAGGCCCACCCGCATCTGCCGATGGTCTGCGACCCGGTGCTGCGCGCCGGCGGTGGCGGGCGCCTGGGCAAGGATGAAGTCGGCTACGCCATGCGCGAACGCCTGCTGCCCCTGGCCATCATCGCCACCCCCAACCTGCCTGAAGCACGCATCCTTGCCGAACTGCCCGAGGGCAGCGCCGACGAGTGCGCGGAAAAACTGCTGCCCTTCGTCAAACACCTGTTGATCACCGGCGGTCACGGCGACGAACATGAAGTCCATAATCGCCTGTACAGCCGCGATGGCCGCCGCGAAACCTTTACCTGCCAGCGCTTGCCCGGCAGCTACCACGGTTCCGGCTGCACCCTGGCCAGCGCCCTGGCCGGTCGGCTGGCCCAGGGCGAACAGCTCGCCAGCGCCGTCAAGACAGCACTGGATTACACCTGGCGCACCTTGCGCGATGCCGAACAACTGGGCAAAGGCCAGTTCGTGCCGCGTCGCCTGCCGCTGGATTTCTGCTCGTAG
- a CDS encoding hybrid sensor histidine kinase/response regulator has product MRYLLMLLLCLSPLASALEFDEFTQSLPLGHALQVFEDAGGTATLDEVLAQSAAGAFKPHDKATLNAGYSRSAFWLKIDLHYRPDNPDAQRTWLLELAYPPLDHLDLYLPDAAGAYRLVRQTGDALPFASREIRQNNYLFSLAFKPEQQQTVYLRLQSQGSIQAPLTLWSSTAYLEQQPVRLYVLGIIYGVLLGMLVYNLFIYLSVRDTSYLYYIFYIASFGLYQLSVNGAAVEYFWPDNPWWANAATPFFIGCAGLFGSQFARSFLQTAQHGRWMDRMLLALIGYSAVVISLSLMTSYALALRLATALALVFTVAIFAAGLFAWWRGLRVARYFIIAWSAFLLGGIINTLMVLGYLPNVFLTMYASQIGSAIEVALLSLALADRINAMREQQAQTLLDAGQKLEVLNQQLAHGNKLKDEFLATLTHELRTPMNGVIGSLELMETVEMDEELTQYQQTAAGSARDMMRMVNGILTLTELQAGKLKAYPAPFSLRGVIDALQVQFGANAAAKGLDFKVDVSPGLADRLIGDSGKLAQCLECLLDNAIKFTRLGGLALRVSGRPTELDRLVLSFAVIDTGIGFTDLGEATLYQRFFQLDGSMTREYGGLGVGLAICRQLVELLGGRLTHTSEPGRGSRFQLDVEFDVALPAAVPTPFSFGGRQGSRQPQDCTVLLADDNNIDQLVMRGMLLKLGYRVRTADSGRAALDLLHGERFDAVLLDCQSPPLDGVSVCCQIRALSGCEELPVLVVSPNLGQERCPSGALIDYLSKPVKFEALQATLQRRVLCPRQGESADI; this is encoded by the coding sequence ATGCGCTATTTGCTGATGTTACTGCTGTGCTTGTCCCCTCTGGCAAGTGCCCTGGAATTCGATGAATTCACCCAAAGCCTACCCTTGGGCCATGCCTTGCAAGTGTTCGAGGACGCGGGCGGCACGGCCACCCTGGATGAGGTCCTGGCCCAGTCCGCAGCGGGTGCGTTCAAGCCCCACGACAAAGCCACGTTGAACGCCGGTTACTCGCGATCAGCCTTCTGGTTGAAAATCGACCTGCACTATCGCCCCGACAATCCGGACGCCCAGCGCACCTGGCTGCTGGAGCTGGCATACCCGCCGCTGGACCACCTCGACTTGTATCTGCCCGACGCGGCGGGGGCCTATCGCCTGGTTCGCCAGACCGGTGATGCGTTGCCGTTCGCCAGCCGCGAGATCCGCCAGAACAATTACCTGTTCAGCCTGGCGTTCAAACCCGAACAGCAACAGACCGTCTATTTGCGCCTGCAAAGCCAGGGTTCGATCCAGGCGCCGTTGACGCTGTGGTCGAGCACCGCGTACCTCGAGCAACAGCCGGTGCGCCTGTATGTGCTGGGCATCATCTATGGCGTGCTGCTGGGGATGCTGGTGTACAACCTGTTCATCTACCTGAGCGTGCGCGATACCAGCTACCTCTATTACATTTTCTACATTGCCTCGTTCGGCCTGTACCAGTTGTCGGTCAACGGTGCCGCCGTGGAGTACTTCTGGCCGGACAACCCCTGGTGGGCCAACGCCGCGACGCCGTTCTTCATCGGCTGCGCGGGCCTGTTTGGCAGCCAGTTCGCCCGCAGCTTCCTGCAAACCGCCCAGCATGGCCGCTGGATGGACCGCATGCTGCTGGCACTGATCGGCTACAGCGCCGTGGTCATCAGCCTGTCGCTGATGACCAGCTATGCCCTGGCCCTGCGCCTGGCGACGGCGTTGGCGCTGGTGTTCACGGTGGCGATCTTTGCCGCGGGGCTGTTCGCCTGGTGGCGTGGCCTGCGGGTGGCGCGCTATTTCATCATTGCCTGGTCGGCGTTTCTGCTGGGGGGCATCATCAATACCTTGATGGTGCTGGGCTACCTGCCGAACGTCTTCCTGACCATGTACGCCAGCCAGATCGGCTCGGCCATCGAAGTGGCGCTGTTGTCCCTGGCCTTGGCCGACCGCATCAATGCCATGCGCGAACAGCAGGCCCAGACCCTGTTGGACGCCGGGCAGAAACTCGAAGTGCTCAACCAGCAACTGGCCCACGGCAACAAGCTCAAGGACGAATTCCTCGCCACCTTGACCCACGAACTGCGCACGCCGATGAATGGCGTGATCGGTTCCCTGGAGTTGATGGAAACCGTCGAGATGGACGAGGAGCTGACCCAGTATCAACAGACTGCCGCCGGCTCGGCGCGGGACATGATGCGCATGGTCAATGGCATCCTCACCCTCACCGAGTTGCAGGCCGGCAAGCTCAAGGCCTATCCGGCGCCGTTCAGCCTGCGTGGGGTGATCGATGCGCTGCAGGTGCAGTTCGGCGCCAATGCCGCGGCCAAGGGCCTGGATTTCAAGGTCGACGTGTCCCCGGGCCTGGCGGACCGGTTGATCGGCGACAGCGGTAAACTGGCCCAATGCCTGGAATGCTTGCTGGACAACGCGATCAAGTTCACCCGGTTGGGCGGCCTGGCGCTGCGTGTCAGCGGTCGGCCGACGGAGCTCGATCGGCTGGTGTTGTCCTTTGCCGTCATCGACACCGGGATCGGCTTTACCGACCTGGGGGAAGCGACCTTGTACCAGCGCTTCTTCCAGCTCGACGGCTCGATGACCCGCGAATATGGCGGTCTCGGCGTGGGCCTGGCCATCTGTCGGCAACTGGTGGAGTTGCTGGGCGGGCGCCTGACCCACACTTCCGAGCCCGGTCGCGGCAGCCGGTTCCAGTTGGACGTGGAGTTTGACGTGGCCTTGCCGGCGGCGGTCCCGACACCGTTTTCCTTCGGTGGCCGCCAGGGCTCGCGCCAGCCCCAGGATTGCACGGTGCTGCTGGCGGACGACAACAACATCGATCAGTTGGTCATGCGTGGCATGTTGCTCAAGTTGGGTTATCGGGTGCGCACCGCCGACAGTGGCCGCGCCGCGCTGGATCTACTGCACGGCGAGCGCTTTGACGCGGTGCTGCTCGATTGCCAGTCGCCGCCGCTGGACGGTGTGTCGGTCTGCTGCCAGATCCGCGCGTTGTCTGGCTGCGAAGAGCTGCCGGTACTGGTGGTCAGCCCGAACCTGGGGCAGGAGCGCTGTCCCTCGGGCGCGTTGATCGACTACCTGAGCAAACCGGTGAAATTCGAGGCATTGCAGGCCACGCTCCAGCGCCGGGTGCTTTGCCCGAGGCAGGGTGAAAGCGCCGATATTTAG